From Agrobacterium tumefaciens, a single genomic window includes:
- a CDS encoding TRAP transporter small permease yields MRSSMSSLLGTVVRIIADVAAGAACAGVLIVVLLQVIGRLTGHPLPWTEEATRFLFIWMVFLGLAAGFRTVESARVVVFLVMGRRLFQHLAVPIYVGSSVFFFGLMGWTGFTLMRQQIMMNETAATLPIPMWLIGMVMPVSAVIAILAIVDSLHSRRDLIALPELGLPAGEIAHADVSITSGH; encoded by the coding sequence ATGCGTAGTTCTATGAGTTCACTGCTGGGTACTGTGGTTAGAATCATTGCCGATGTTGCAGCGGGTGCTGCCTGTGCCGGCGTCCTGATCGTCGTCCTTCTGCAGGTCATCGGCCGGTTGACGGGGCACCCTTTGCCCTGGACTGAGGAGGCCACCCGCTTTCTGTTTATCTGGATGGTTTTTCTCGGCTTGGCGGCAGGTTTCCGCACGGTGGAAAGCGCCCGCGTGGTTGTCTTCCTCGTTATGGGCCGACGGCTGTTCCAGCATCTGGCGGTGCCGATCTATGTCGGGTCATCGGTTTTCTTCTTCGGGCTGATGGGCTGGACCGGGTTCACGCTCATGCGCCAGCAAATCATGATGAACGAAACGGCTGCGACCCTGCCCATTCCCATGTGGCTCATTGGTATGGTCATGCCGGTGTCGGCAGTCATTGCGATATTGGCGATCGTCGACTCACTGCACAGCCGTCGCGATCTGATCGCCCTTCCCGAACTCGGACTTCCGGCGGGCGAGATTGCCCATGCCGATGTGTCCATCACATCAGGACATTGA
- a CDS encoding TRAP transporter large permease — protein MSVFLLVAFFGLSMLGIPLAVALALASVATLWLFTSMPLDLLSQTMFSSMNSFLLVAVPLFILVGTVMERGRVAERIFDFAEAIVGWLPGGLGHVNVISSVIFSGVSGSSVADIASVGAIEIKAMERHGFPKGYAVGMTLCTATLSSIIPPSILVVIAGSIANVSIGTLLVAGLVPGLFIAFAFMVFNHFYSVYYGYNPPSPFNLRMVVVTGLRAILPMLTPLILIIGIASGLFTPTEAAAIAVVYVGILGVLVYRTLPVNELPEILISTARISGTILFIAATSQIAAWVFTYDGLPEKVADLLQAMNLGPLTGMLVIFVFLLIIGIFMEAIPAMFILIPVLMPPVEALGIDPIHFLIVTVMTLTLGLVTPPVGVCLFAAAQVANMRVEDVIRGSLAPMAVLTLAIFALVLFPVLTLGPIRLLGMY, from the coding sequence ATGTCGGTCTTTCTTCTCGTCGCCTTCTTCGGGCTCAGCATGCTCGGCATCCCGCTTGCTGTTGCCTTGGCACTGGCCAGCGTCGCCACCTTGTGGCTCTTCACCTCGATGCCGCTCGATCTGTTGTCACAGACCATGTTCTCCTCGATGAACTCGTTTCTGCTGGTTGCGGTGCCTCTGTTTATTCTGGTTGGCACCGTAATGGAGCGTGGGCGAGTGGCCGAGCGCATCTTCGATTTCGCTGAAGCCATCGTCGGCTGGCTGCCTGGCGGCCTGGGCCACGTCAACGTGATTTCGTCGGTGATCTTCTCCGGCGTGTCCGGCTCCTCCGTTGCCGATATCGCCTCGGTTGGCGCCATCGAGATCAAGGCCATGGAGCGTCACGGATTTCCGAAGGGTTATGCGGTCGGTATGACGCTCTGTACCGCGACACTGTCGTCGATAATTCCGCCATCGATCCTGGTCGTCATTGCAGGCTCGATCGCCAATGTTTCCATCGGGACGTTGCTGGTAGCTGGTCTGGTGCCAGGCCTCTTCATCGCCTTCGCCTTCATGGTCTTCAACCACTTCTATTCCGTCTACTACGGCTATAACCCTCCGTCGCCGTTCAACCTGCGCATGGTTGTCGTGACGGGGTTGCGCGCCATCCTTCCGATGCTCACACCGCTGATCCTGATCATCGGCATTGCCAGCGGCCTGTTCACGCCGACGGAAGCAGCCGCCATCGCAGTGGTCTATGTCGGAATACTTGGCGTTCTGGTCTATCGGACGCTGCCTGTTAACGAACTGCCGGAAATCCTGATCTCGACGGCACGTATTTCCGGAACGATCCTGTTCATCGCCGCAACGTCCCAAATTGCCGCCTGGGTGTTCACCTATGACGGCTTGCCGGAGAAGGTCGCCGACCTGCTGCAGGCAATGAACCTCGGTCCGCTGACGGGCATGCTGGTCATCTTCGTCTTCCTGCTGATAATCGGCATCTTCATGGAAGCCATTCCGGCCATGTTTATCCTCATTCCAGTGCTGATGCCGCCGGTGGAGGCGCTCGGCATCGATCCGATCCACTTTCTGATCGTGACCGTCATGACACTGACACTCGGTCTCGTGACGCCACCGGTCGGCGTTTGCCTGTTTGCCGCAGCGCAGGTGGCCAATATGAGGGTCGAGGACGTCATCCGTGGTTCGCTTGCGCCGATGGCGGTGCTAACACTGGCTATCTTCGCCCTGGTGCTCTTCCCCGTCCTGACACTCGGTCCGATACGTCTGCTGGGGATGTATTGA
- a CDS encoding 3'-5' exonuclease: MASQLDFFAAPAAPTAAQTARPSVAANDMGGAGNEDMARRLEATGNYRILRKLQPRPTVTRPRPEFPRQGVILDTETTGLNYRTDEIIEIGVIAFTFNDDGEFGDVTGVYGGLQQPTITIPADITRLTGITDEMVAGHVIDTARLNALIEPADLIIAHNAAFDRPFCEALSRIFVNKAWACSVSEIDWPARGFEGRKLGYLIGQSGYFHEGHRAVDDCFALLEILARARLGATITPFSELYHASQRTRVRIYAENSPYDMKDHLRARGYRWSDGSDGRPKSWWVELSEEKLEEELHFLRMEIYRWDADPPVKYLTACDRFRSF; this comes from the coding sequence ATGGCCTCGCAACTTGACTTCTTCGCAGCTCCTGCTGCGCCAACCGCGGCGCAAACTGCTCGACCGTCGGTTGCCGCGAACGATATGGGCGGCGCTGGTAATGAAGATATGGCACGCCGTCTGGAAGCGACCGGCAACTACCGCATCTTGAGAAAACTTCAGCCACGTCCGACCGTCACACGCCCACGGCCGGAATTTCCGCGCCAGGGGGTCATTCTCGATACAGAGACCACAGGCCTGAACTATCGCACCGACGAGATCATCGAAATTGGCGTGATCGCCTTCACCTTCAACGACGATGGAGAGTTTGGTGATGTGACAGGTGTCTATGGCGGACTTCAGCAGCCGACGATCACTATCCCTGCCGACATCACCCGCCTGACAGGTATAACAGATGAGATGGTCGCGGGGCACGTTATCGACACCGCTCGGCTGAATGCCCTTATCGAGCCTGCCGATCTCATCATCGCGCATAATGCTGCATTCGATCGTCCCTTCTGTGAGGCGCTTTCTCGGATTTTCGTCAATAAGGCCTGGGCCTGTTCCGTCTCGGAAATCGACTGGCCTGCGCGCGGCTTCGAGGGCAGAAAGCTCGGTTATCTGATCGGCCAATCCGGATATTTCCACGAAGGTCATCGCGCGGTCGATGATTGTTTCGCCCTTTTGGAAATCCTTGCGCGGGCCAGACTGGGCGCAACCATCACGCCGTTTTCGGAACTTTATCATGCCAGCCAGCGCACTCGCGTCCGAATTTATGCTGAGAACAGCCCCTATGACATGAAGGATCATCTGAGAGCGCGGGGTTACCGCTGGTCGGACGGTTCCGACGGTCGCCCGAAATCCTGGTGGGTGGAACTGTCCGAAGAGAAGCTGGAGGAGGAACTGCATTTTTTGCGGATGGAAATCTATCGCTGGGATGCCGATCCGCCGGTCAAGTATCTGACGGCGTGCGATCGCTTCCGGTCTTTCTGA
- a CDS encoding DUF2322 family protein, whose protein sequence is MIQPTTSFKENLQGLPSIEGVARIDLTDGAGVIVATIENQPGKQGSLAVYQYLQQCFGVLNVEAATHAVDVFAEHGDDAKKRPGAHPNIDRLLEIIDGAAPLNIRVVAR, encoded by the coding sequence ATGATTCAGCCGACGACTTCGTTCAAGGAAAATCTGCAAGGTCTGCCGTCCATTGAAGGTGTCGCTCGGATAGACCTTACCGACGGGGCTGGTGTGATTGTCGCGACGATCGAAAACCAGCCCGGCAAACAGGGGTCGCTCGCAGTCTACCAATATCTCCAGCAATGCTTCGGTGTGCTCAATGTGGAGGCTGCCACCCACGCGGTCGATGTTTTCGCCGAACACGGTGACGATGCAAAGAAGCGACCCGGTGCTCACCCGAATATCGATCGATTGCTTGAAATCATTGACGGCGCCGCGCCGTTGAACATCAGGGTTGTTGCCCGGTAG
- a CDS encoding ankyrin repeat domain-containing protein — protein MTLGAAMSQSDDYRLINAVEQGDVPAVAAMLKAGMNVDVRNERRQTALLVATHANNVAIARVLIEAGADVNAKDDIQDSPYLYAGARGHLEILKLTIAHGADLRSTNRYGGTALIPASERGHVETVETLIAAGVDVDHVNNLGWTALLEAIILSDGGPKHVEIVKRLVDAGANVQLADGDNVTPIEHAQKRGYAEIVAILKGR, from the coding sequence ATGACCCTAGGAGCCGCGATGTCGCAGAGCGACGATTACCGCCTGATCAATGCGGTCGAGCAGGGCGATGTGCCTGCCGTTGCGGCTATGCTGAAGGCCGGAATGAATGTGGACGTCCGGAACGAGCGGCGGCAAACTGCCTTGCTTGTTGCTACGCATGCAAACAACGTCGCAATTGCCCGCGTGTTGATCGAGGCTGGCGCGGATGTAAATGCAAAGGACGATATTCAGGATAGCCCCTATCTGTACGCAGGCGCGCGAGGGCATCTGGAAATCCTCAAGCTGACGATTGCCCATGGAGCGGACCTGCGAAGCACCAATCGATACGGAGGCACAGCGCTGATACCAGCGTCAGAGCGCGGCCATGTGGAGACTGTCGAGACGCTCATTGCGGCAGGTGTCGATGTAGACCACGTCAACAATCTCGGATGGACAGCCCTGCTCGAAGCCATCATTTTGAGTGACGGCGGGCCGAAGCACGTTGAGATCGTAAAGCGCCTTGTCGATGCGGGTGCAAATGTACAACTTGCCGACGGCGATAACGTGACCCCGATCGAGCATGCGCAAAAGAGAGGCTATGCGGAAATCGTGGCGATCCTGAAAGGACGATAG
- a CDS encoding DctP family TRAP transporter solute-binding subunit, translating to MKHFTIRSLIAAAALMTVSVAHAETLTLSTPDADTSEITLAAKKFAEIVSTKTNGELTIKVFPNGTLYGGDPSAGVKQLAGGSLDMLLNSTSLYATFNPKFTAIAIPYQFRNIEQLRAYLDSDLGQELQSDLGNIGIKGVDLWSRPLRQITNSKLPITSPADMKGMKLRVPNNPLWVEFFGAMGAAPTPMAFAEVYNALQLKVVDGQENPVNVPVSAKLYEVQKYATISNHIADAWVLGMNPRRYDGLSDAFKTALNEAAKETEAWKAENDAADIEKSIATLKANGMEVNELTDDQRKAFVDVAAGLEERFSALVKDQSFFDRTRAFTTTN from the coding sequence ATGAAACACTTTACGATTCGCAGCCTGATCGCCGCAGCGGCTTTGATGACCGTTTCGGTCGCCCATGCGGAAACCCTGACGTTGTCCACGCCGGATGCGGACACATCGGAAATCACGCTCGCTGCAAAGAAATTTGCCGAAATCGTTTCCACCAAGACCAATGGCGAACTCACCATCAAGGTCTTTCCGAACGGCACGCTCTATGGTGGCGACCCGTCCGCAGGAGTGAAGCAGTTGGCCGGCGGCTCGCTGGATATGCTGCTCAACTCGACATCGCTCTACGCAACGTTCAATCCCAAGTTCACGGCGATCGCAATACCCTATCAATTCCGCAATATCGAGCAGCTGCGGGCCTATCTCGACAGCGACCTCGGCCAGGAACTGCAGTCGGATCTCGGCAATATCGGCATCAAGGGTGTCGATCTCTGGTCCCGTCCGCTCCGCCAGATCACCAATTCGAAGCTCCCGATCACGTCACCTGCCGATATGAAGGGAATGAAGCTGCGCGTGCCGAACAATCCGCTGTGGGTCGAATTTTTTGGCGCCATGGGGGCCGCCCCGACACCGATGGCGTTCGCGGAAGTTTATAACGCCTTGCAGCTGAAAGTCGTCGATGGTCAGGAAAATCCGGTCAACGTACCGGTCAGCGCCAAGCTTTACGAAGTCCAGAAATACGCGACTATCAGCAATCATATTGCCGATGCATGGGTGCTTGGCATGAACCCTCGTCGCTATGATGGGTTGAGCGATGCTTTCAAGACAGCGCTGAACGAAGCAGCGAAGGAAACGGAAGCCTGGAAGGCCGAGAATGATGCTGCCGATATCGAAAAGTCGATCGCGACGCTGAAGGCGAATGGCATGGAGGTCAACGAACTGACCGATGACCAGCGCAAGGCCTTCGTCGATGTCGCTGCGGGTCTCGAGGAGAGATTCTCGGCACTCGTGAAGGACCAGTCCTTCTTCGATCGCACGCGCGCCTTCACCACCACCAACTGA
- a CDS encoding LysR family transcriptional regulator — protein MQLPIKSILVFHAAARAGSISRAAEELSVTPSAVSQQIQLLEGQLGVALLAKAGRGIVLTEAGERYFSMIADQIERIEDATGTIRGFRSITTLTVRATPTLSNKWLLPRLSTLLDKHPDLELRLDGTNEPTDFNQEAVDIEIRHGDGRWPGLFVEGVADEQFYPVCSPDYAPAGSMKPEDLLDHRLIHSAKSQAQWNGWFPLAGIAPKERWRRILFDRSHMAIDAAVRGMGIALESTLMMGDEIESGRLVCPVASPPIVRITTQWIVCPRDHLRQKKVRIFLEWLRMEKEAWQTAYPSGSLSR, from the coding sequence ATGCAACTCCCCATCAAGTCGATCCTGGTTTTCCACGCAGCCGCACGGGCAGGAAGCATCTCGCGGGCAGCAGAAGAGCTGAGCGTGACACCATCCGCCGTCAGCCAGCAGATTCAATTGCTGGAAGGGCAACTCGGGGTGGCGCTTTTGGCGAAAGCCGGCCGCGGTATCGTTTTGACAGAGGCCGGCGAGCGATATTTCTCGATGATCGCCGATCAGATCGAGCGTATCGAAGACGCGACGGGAACGATCCGGGGCTTCAGGTCCATTACGACATTGACAGTGCGCGCTACCCCTACCCTGTCCAACAAATGGCTGCTGCCGCGCCTGAGCACCCTGCTCGACAAGCATCCCGACCTCGAGCTTCGCCTCGATGGCACCAACGAACCGACAGACTTCAACCAGGAAGCCGTCGATATCGAGATCAGGCATGGGGACGGCCGCTGGCCGGGCCTTTTCGTCGAGGGTGTCGCAGACGAGCAGTTCTATCCGGTCTGTTCTCCAGATTATGCACCGGCTGGCAGCATGAAGCCTGAAGACCTGCTTGATCATCGCCTGATACATTCTGCAAAATCGCAAGCGCAGTGGAATGGCTGGTTTCCGCTAGCCGGAATCGCTCCGAAAGAACGTTGGCGCCGTATCCTGTTCGACCGAAGTCACATGGCGATTGACGCTGCGGTCCGGGGCATGGGCATCGCTCTCGAAAGCACGCTCATGATGGGTGACGAAATTGAAAGCGGGCGTCTGGTCTGCCCGGTGGCTTCCCCGCCAATCGTCAGGATTACGACACAATGGATCGTTTGTCCGCGTGATCATCTTCGGCAGAAAAAGGTGCGTATATTTCTCGAGTGGCTGCGAATGGAAAAGGAGGCTTGGCAGACAGCCTATCCCTCGGGCTCGCTGTCCCGTTGA
- a CDS encoding J domain-containing protein, with translation MTQDSKIFVGLRSTRTRSSSVSEPSGPRCQWDGCEKSGTHRAPVGAGGEGLFLLFCLEHVKDYNKGYSYTAAPTNPDVARYQKEATIGSRQTWGTRVQDATEIPMPSMERSGSAKTLNARRTGTQGQKKIGQQERKLKALEAKAFETLGLSTQATASEIKGRYKERLKMHHPDANDGDRNSEDELRAVIGAYRILKLNGFC, from the coding sequence ATGACTCAAGATTCGAAAATATTCGTCGGCCTCCGGTCCACTCGTACGAGGTCCTCTTCTGTCAGCGAACCTTCAGGTCCGAGATGTCAGTGGGATGGGTGCGAAAAAAGCGGCACCCACCGTGCGCCTGTGGGAGCAGGTGGTGAAGGACTTTTCCTTCTCTTCTGTCTTGAGCATGTGAAAGATTACAACAAGGGATACAGCTACACGGCAGCACCAACGAATCCCGACGTCGCCCGTTATCAGAAAGAGGCAACGATCGGCTCCCGTCAAACCTGGGGAACTCGTGTTCAGGACGCAACGGAGATCCCGATGCCGTCAATGGAGCGCTCCGGCTCTGCGAAGACGCTTAATGCGCGCAGAACCGGCACGCAGGGACAGAAAAAGATCGGTCAGCAAGAGAGAAAGCTGAAGGCACTTGAAGCCAAAGCTTTCGAAACGCTTGGTCTTTCCACCCAGGCCACGGCCAGCGAAATCAAGGGTCGTTACAAGGAAAGGCTCAAGATGCACCATCCCGACGCCAACGACGGAGATCGAAATTCTGAAGACGAGCTCCGCGCTGTGATTGGAGCCTACAGAATCCTTAAGTTAAACGGGTTTTGCTGA